CACAGGATTTCATCATTTTTCCATCAATTCAATACGGGAGTTTGGATTGTAATGTTAGATTGATGTTTTCTCAttctttaattatatttgtgATGACTTCCTCCATGATTATGGAGTAAGTTCCCTTAGGGTTTGACGATATGgtgttttgattgatatttgtggattttAACTCTAGTTCTTTGCTTGAATTCATTTATAGAGCTTTGAATTATTGGTAACTTTATTCACCAGTTTATTTAATCGAAAGAGAAATATTTTGGTGATTATCTTTGCATTATTTTGTTTGGTTTAATTCAGTGATTCTTTAAAGTAATCGGAAGAGCATGCTGAATTGTTGATTAAATCAAGTTTGGAGAATGTTCGAGAGACATTTTCCTAAAGACCAGTCCATTAATGCATGCTTGCATATTTTCACAGTTCTTATATTAGTTCACCTCATAGAGTTAAcatttaatcgagagaggagtcttGGCTACACGTTTGAACTAATCATCGAGTCAATTCGTGAGAATCATTATAACATTCGAGTGAATTGAACTAGAGTTGGATCCCAGATAGCTATCTTGTACCTATACTGTCACGACCCTTATTTCTCCCATTGATATTTAAGTATTGTTGAACTCTTGTCTTCCAGTGAGCAATTGTTCATTGTTTTAGTTTCATAGTTAATTTTACTTAGTAGTCATCCCAACCAAAGTGATAATCAACCTAAATAGCATAAATCTAGAAATTAATTGAATATTGTTTAAATCCAATCCCTATGGAGATGATAATTAAACTATACTATCTTTGGCTAGCGAGCATCAATTTCGTGTTGCGTTTTGCGCTCATCAAATTTTGGCATCGTTGCCAGGGATTGGCAATCAATAGTGTTCAAAATAGTTTTTGGTGCTAATTcagaaataaattttattttattcgtCATGGTTTTTCTCTTCCGTGTGCAGGCAAAAGGTTAAGTTCGTTGGTGTATGACTCGATATTCTTCAAAAGAAGTAATACCTTACAAACCAGAGTTGGAAAACACTTGAAACAACTGAGAAAAGAGAAAGCACTCACCGGAAAATTCTTGGGGAAATCTTCAACCCAACAGAACATGGAAAAAGACGGTGAGGAGATAGTTGATTTGGCTGCACGGGAGCAGCCCAATAGGAAGCAACTGCACGGGCAGCTCCTGAAGCAGCTCTTAGAGTTGATGAAACGATTGACGGGCACGGGGAACGAAGATTCAACCTGAACCGACCTCTCATTGAAGATGAATTTGAAAATAATATGCCCAGACCTGGAAGAGCATTAGGTGATTATGCCAGACTAGTCTACAATCAGGGAATTTCAAATGTCAGACCTCCACTCATAGCAACAAATAATTTTGGGTTGAAGCATGACTTGCTTTAAACCATCTAGAACAACTGTGTCTTTAGGGGGAAGGTGAATGAAGATCCTAACACTCACTTGATGGACTTTGAGAAAATCATGAACACTTTCCGGTACAACAGATTTCCAAAATATGCAGTCTACTTAAGGACATTCCCCTTTTCACTAAAGGATGACGCAAAGCACTTACTTCGAAGCTTATCAAGTGGGTCGATCAGGACATGGAAAGATATGACTAATATATTTCTTGACAAATACTTCTCAGCTGCAAAAATAGTGAATTTAGAAGGGAAATCCATAATTTCTGACTAGAAGGTACTGAAACGGTCTTCAAAGCTTGGGAAAGATTCAAAGAAATAGTGAGAAAGTGTCAGTATAATGGAATCGAATTATGGATGCAACTCCAAGACTTTTGGGATAGACTGACACCTTCCTCACGACAAACTCTAACTTCAGTTGGAGGTCCTTTAATGAAGAAGACTCCTAAGGAGATTGTTGCAATTCTTGATGAGCTCTCTGAAAATGCTAACCAATGGCCTGTTGAAAGTAATGATAGAAGAAAATCAGCTTGGGTTCTCTAGGTAGATTTTGACATGTCAGTGCAAGCCCAGCTAGACATCATGGCTAGAGAGATTAGAAAGTTAACCTTAGCCAAGGTCTAGAGCCAGCCATCACCATTCTGTGATTTTTGTGGAATGAATCATATCCAATGCATGAGTGTCAGGCCTAGACTACAGATGAAGTGGTAAATGCTGTGGGGATCTTTGACAGGGGCAACTACCAAAGTGGCAACAATTTTAACTCTATAGGGCAGAGGCACCCAGATTTTCCTTGGAGTTTACCAGGTGGTAGTGCGAATGCATGACAACAGAACAAATCCAGACCCCAGGGATAGGGAGCTCCAGGTTTTCAAAATCAGCAGAGGCAGCAATATCAGCCTCCAGTATTTAATCAGTCTAGCATGGAAGATCTGATGAAGGCCTTTATTATTAAGACAAATGGGTGGCTTGAAACCCATGGCTCGGCTATCAGAGAACAGGGCACAACCATTCGAAACTTGGAAAGACAGATGGGTAAACTTGCTAATTTATTGTCTAAGAAGGTTTTTAGGAGCTCTCCCTGTTGATACGGAAAGAAATCCAAAAGAGACAATAAATGCAGTGTCTTTGAGGAGTGGGAATGTATTGGAGGATCCCAGGGCAAAACAAAAGGATAAGTTGATTGAAGGACATGTGGAGATTTTGGAGGAGCAGAAAAATAACAACATTCAAGAAGGTGAAGTGATGGTCTAAAGAAAAAGGGGAAGACTAGAGctttgaagaagaaaaaggatggaaATTCAATGAACGAGGAGGTTGAGGAAAGCAAATGCATGTCTGCTCTACCTGTCCTTCAGAAGCAGAGAAGAAAGGAGATGGACAAACAATTTGAGCGTTTCCTAAATGTGCTCAAGCAGGTGCATGTGAATATACCTTTCACAGAGGTGCTTTCACATATGCCAGCTTATGCAAAGTTCCTGAAGGAGATATTGTCCAACAAGCGAAAATCAGAAGAAACATCGGTTGTCAAGCTCACAAAGCATTGTAGTTCCATTCTGCAAAATAAGCTCCCTCAAAAGTATGGAGATCCAGGGAGTTTTACTATACCTTGCTCTTTAGGAAGTATTAAGTTTGAAAAATCTATGTGTGATTTAGGTGCTTCAATTAATCTTATTCATTTGTCTATTTTCAGAAAATTGGAGGGAGAGATTGGAGAAATCAGGTCGATACCTGTGTCCTTACAGCTGGCGGATCAAACTACAATCATACCTGAAGGAATAGTGGAAGATGTGCTAGTTCGGGTGGATATATTTGTGTTCCATGTGGACTTTATTATGGTGAACATGGAGGAGAATAGGGAGATCCTTCTGATTCTAGGGATACACTTCTTGGCTACTGGCAGAGCTATTCTGGACATCCACGAAAGGCAGCCATGTTCAGAGTGAGGGACAAAAGGGTGGTCTTCAAGATGGAAGGAGCAATGGGGGCCTTAAGGGAGTGAACTGGAGAGAGTAAGCAGGATAAGTGTGGGGTGTACCCAACGAAGGTAGAAAAGCAGCTCTCAGGTGCACTGGGTCGGGTGTGCAAAAGAGATCCCGACTTCGACTCAGACCCCGACTAGATGATTTAGGGGAGTTTTCTTTACCTCTTGCTTTTTATTTGTGTGTCATGAGGACATGCCACAATTTAAAGTATGGGGTGGGGGATGTAATTATGTACATAtgtgtttgttttttttcttttgactGAAGATTTGTTTTTTGACTTTTTCCGACGATAGATTTTCTCGACTGTATTCTTGAGGGATCAAAGTcgaagaaaaaatattttattttttctaggtagtgtaataattcctccttggtttttctttgtgtcgcggtTCATTTTCAAGGTGTTTTGCTTGAAttgggtgtagttagtttttcttttattaggaaTAGAGAAGTCTTGTGCTATGGTATTAAATGGAGATAGTTTTTCTTGACTTTGTTGTGCCTTGAGAATGGTGAGTGCCTTAGTTGTGACGCCTAGACTTAGTTCTTGACTCATGTATAAATGCCATAAAATATTTGATTTTGATGTTGCTTAATTGCTTTGACTAGAGAGCCGGGATAGATTCGATCCTAAGTGAGTTTTGTGCCAATGTGTGTCTAAGgattttgttgatattttgtGCATGTcaattgatgtctagaacttgcttCGTatatttgcaaagcgaaatagaagtCTTGTTCAGTCTAGGAGTGATATAGGTATTTTTTTGTTGAGCCAATTATATGTTTATGACCGGCCTAATTGTTGTGTATCCTGGTTAGCCCCTTTAGTCTGTAATCCTACTTCTTTGGTAACCACACTACAAACCTGATCCATTTTTGAATTGACTATCTGTTTGAACCTCTTACCTCTCTTGAGCACTTGAATTTATTATGAGCTTGTTAAAAGTTAAGTTGAGGTATgattggcttttgagtggaagtAAGAATAATGGAGAAAGGTGCACTAGTTGAAAATTTGTGAGAACCATATGTAgggaattgaaaaagaaaaaagaaaaatcaatcagaacaaagaaaaagaaaaaagagagttgTGTATGTAttagaaagaacaaaaaattggACATCTTGCTAGTGGTAGTTCTCATCTTATTTGTGCTTAAAGATATTGGGAGCTTGATGTTATTATGTGTAAAGTTTGAGGTTTGGTTCAACACAAGTGTGAAGTTAAATTGTTaatgtatatgtattaaagtgcttaaggAGGTGTAGTCACTATATTCAAATATCATGCCCGTCCCGCAGCCTATATTATAATCagttaaagtcctacttgatctttgactg
This sequence is a window from Nicotiana sylvestris chromosome 3, ASM39365v2, whole genome shotgun sequence. Protein-coding genes within it:
- the LOC104218299 gene encoding uncharacterized protein, producing the protein MNEEVEESKCMSALPVLQKQRRKEMDKQFERFLNVLKQVHVNIPFTEVLSHMPAYAKFLKEILSNKRKSEETSVVKLTKHCSSILQNKLPQKYGDPGSFTIPCSLGSIKFEKSMCDLGASINLIHLSIFRKLEGEIGEIRSIPVSLQLADQTTIIPEGIVEDVLVRVDIFVFHVDFIMVNMEENREILLILGIHFLATGRAILDIHERQPCSE